In one window of Thermodesulfobacteriota bacterium DNA:
- a CDS encoding 4Fe-4S dicluster domain-containing protein has translation MKINLSNQDVQSVSVGKVERLSGEDLKKCYQCGNCSGGCPVSYKMEIPPTRIMRMLQLGRLEEVKAANSMWLCVGCLQCYSRCPKGCSVAAVLEALRQEALRESADRVDVKELPMPLLKKAPQQAIVCGFRKFVS, from the coding sequence TTGAAGATAAACCTTTCCAACCAGGACGTGCAGAGCGTAAGCGTAGGCAAGGTCGAGCGCCTGAGCGGCGAGGACCTTAAGAAGTGCTACCAGTGCGGGAACTGCTCCGGAGGGTGTCCGGTATCATATAAGATGGAGATACCCCCGACAAGGATAATGAGGATGCTCCAGCTCGGGAGGCTGGAGGAGGTGAAGGCCGCAAACTCGATGTGGCTCTGCGTCGGCTGCCTCCAGTGCTATTCGAGGTGCCCGAAAGGGTGCAGCGTCGCAGCGGTATTGGAGGCCCTGAGGCAGGAGGCCCTGAGGGAGAGCGCGGACAGGGTGGATGTAAAGGAGTTGCCCATGCCGCTACTCAAGAAGGCGCCGCAGCAGGCTATTGTCTGCGGGTTCAGGAAGTTCGTTAGCTGA
- a CDS encoding CoB--CoM heterodisulfide reductase iron-sulfur subunit B family protein has product MNQVLMKIPYYPGCTLNTVAKQFDSSARDSALAVGFEMAELKQWNCCGATFPLAPDNLMGLTAPAKVLSGARKVGDTLTTLCSVCYNVLKRTNSVIRESKEKRGVVNGFIEEEYDGSLSVLHYLEVLRDRVGFDKVKGAVKRPLKGIKAGAYYGCMLLRPFEDVGIDNAERPTIFEDLLKALGAEPVEFPNRIECCGAHLAMNDEEVVTRLSGAVIDSAAGMGAELVVTSCPLCQYNLEKSRGAGSSNGVPVIYFTQALGLALGQDIETLGFEKNATDVMPLLKKKGIA; this is encoded by the coding sequence ATGAACCAGGTCCTTATGAAAATACCCTATTACCCAGGATGTACGCTAAACACGGTCGCCAAGCAGTTCGACTCCTCGGCGCGGGACTCCGCCCTTGCCGTGGGTTTCGAGATGGCCGAGCTCAAGCAGTGGAACTGCTGCGGCGCCACATTCCCGCTCGCCCCTGACAACCTGATGGGCCTCACTGCCCCGGCAAAGGTCCTCTCCGGGGCGCGCAAGGTTGGCGACACGCTCACGACCCTCTGTTCTGTCTGCTATAACGTCCTCAAGCGGACGAACTCCGTCATAAGGGAGAGCAAGGAGAAGAGGGGCGTCGTAAACGGCTTCATAGAAGAGGAGTACGACGGGAGCCTCAGCGTACTCCATTACCTCGAAGTGCTCCGCGACCGCGTGGGCTTTGACAAGGTAAAGGGGGCGGTGAAGAGGCCACTTAAGGGCATAAAGGCCGGGGCATATTACGGCTGCATGCTCCTTCGTCCTTTCGAGGACGTCGGCATAGACAACGCAGAAAGGCCGACCATATTCGAGGACCTCTTGAAGGCCCTCGGGGCCGAGCCGGTGGAGTTCCCTAACAGGATAGAGTGCTGCGGCGCTCACCTCGCCATGAACGACGAAGAGGTGGTTACGCGCCTTTCCGGTGCGGTAATCGACTCGGCTGCGGGCATGGGCGCTGAGCTTGTGGTGACGAGCTGCCCGCTCTGCCAGTACAACCTTGAAAAGAGCCGCGGCGCCGGCTCAAGCAACGGGGTGCCCGTAATATACTTCACCCAGGCCCTGGGTCTTGCCCTCGGCCAGGACATCGAAACACTCGGGTTCGAGAAGAACGCAACCGACGTAATGCCGCTTCTCAAGAAGAAGGGGATAGCTTAG
- a CDS encoding CoB--CoM heterodisulfide reductase iron-sulfur subunit A family protein, giving the protein MPRIGVFVCQCGNNIAATVDTKKVAEEMAKIPGVVYTCDYKFMCSSPGQETLKQAIKENDLDGIIVSACSPHMHEKTFRKASEAAGLNPYQCEITNIREQCSWVHHDKTKATGTVKSIDLTRMTIQRLKKNQPLKKIKIPVKKKALVIGGGIAGIQAALDIAEGGREVILVEKEPSIGGNMARLSETFPTMDCSQCILTPKMVEAELNENITLYTYSEVEKVDGYIGNFTVTVRRKSKYVDEERCTGCGECIEKCPFKVESAFELGLNKRKVIYTPFPQSVPNIPVIDAPNCPKIQKDKCGACAIVCGPKCIDFKMEDKLETVEVGAIVVATGYQLMPNERFGEYGYGRIKDVISGLQFERLASSSGPTGGEIRRPSDGKVPESVVFIQCVGSRDEKKGVSYCSKICCMYTAKHTKLYSHKVHGGQAYVFYMDIRSGGKRYEEFVRGAIEHDGAMYLRGRVSRVYEKNGKIIVQGADTLSGSQVEIEADMVVLATAVVSREGADGLAQRLGIGYDKHKFYNEYHPKLKPVETVTAGIYLAGSCMGPMDIPDSVAQGSAAASKVLALFSADEMAREPITSVVNKVTCNACWDCLTACPYTAIERDAIKDRKGNIVKWVAKVNDGVCQGCGVCVAACRSKSIDLKGYTDEQVFAAINTF; this is encoded by the coding sequence ATGCCGAGAATCGGAGTCTTCGTCTGCCAGTGCGGGAATAACATAGCCGCTACCGTCGACACCAAAAAGGTCGCCGAGGAGATGGCCAAGATCCCGGGTGTGGTCTACACCTGCGACTACAAGTTCATGTGCTCGTCTCCCGGCCAGGAGACCCTGAAGCAGGCCATAAAGGAGAACGACCTCGACGGCATAATCGTCTCGGCCTGCTCTCCGCACATGCACGAGAAGACCTTCAGGAAGGCCTCAGAGGCAGCGGGCCTCAATCCCTACCAGTGCGAGATAACCAACATCCGCGAGCAGTGCTCGTGGGTCCACCACGACAAGACCAAGGCCACGGGGACGGTCAAGTCCATCGACCTTACCAGGATGACCATACAGAGGCTCAAGAAGAACCAGCCTCTCAAGAAAATAAAGATACCCGTAAAGAAGAAGGCTCTCGTCATAGGCGGCGGCATCGCGGGGATACAGGCGGCGCTCGACATAGCCGAGGGCGGCAGGGAAGTCATACTCGTCGAGAAGGAGCCCTCGATAGGCGGCAACATGGCGAGGCTCTCCGAGACCTTCCCCACGATGGACTGCTCGCAGTGCATCCTGACGCCCAAGATGGTCGAGGCCGAGCTTAACGAGAACATAACCCTCTACACCTACTCCGAGGTCGAGAAGGTAGACGGCTACATCGGCAACTTCACGGTGACCGTCAGGAGGAAGTCCAAGTACGTTGACGAGGAGCGCTGCACCGGGTGCGGCGAGTGCATAGAGAAGTGCCCGTTCAAGGTGGAGAGCGCCTTTGAGCTGGGCCTTAACAAGAGAAAGGTCATCTACACGCCTTTCCCGCAGTCGGTCCCGAACATCCCGGTCATAGACGCGCCGAACTGCCCCAAGATACAGAAGGACAAGTGCGGCGCCTGCGCCATAGTCTGCGGCCCCAAGTGCATAGACTTCAAGATGGAAGACAAGCTCGAAACCGTTGAGGTCGGGGCCATAGTCGTGGCCACGGGCTACCAGCTCATGCCCAACGAGCGCTTCGGCGAGTACGGCTACGGGAGGATCAAGGACGTCATAAGCGGCCTGCAGTTCGAGAGGCTCGCGTCGTCGTCCGGCCCGACCGGCGGCGAGATACGGAGGCCCTCGGACGGCAAGGTACCGGAGAGCGTCGTATTCATACAGTGCGTGGGTTCCAGGGACGAGAAAAAGGGCGTTTCCTACTGCTCTAAGATATGCTGCATGTACACTGCCAAGCACACCAAGCTCTATTCCCACAAGGTGCACGGCGGCCAGGCCTATGTCTTCTACATGGACATACGCTCCGGCGGAAAGCGGTATGAGGAGTTCGTAAGGGGCGCGATAGAGCACGACGGCGCCATGTACCTCAGGGGCCGCGTCTCGCGGGTGTACGAGAAAAACGGGAAAATAATCGTCCAGGGCGCGGACACCTTGAGCGGCTCGCAGGTGGAGATAGAGGCCGACATGGTGGTCCTCGCTACCGCCGTCGTTTCGAGGGAGGGCGCGGACGGGCTCGCCCAGAGGCTCGGCATAGGCTATGACAAGCACAAGTTCTATAACGAGTACCACCCGAAGTTGAAGCCTGTGGAGACGGTTACCGCAGGGATATACCTCGCGGGCTCCTGCATGGGGCCCATGGACATACCCGACTCGGTAGCGCAGGGGAGCGCCGCGGCGAGCAAGGTTCTGGCGCTCTTCTCAGCCGACGAGATGGCAAGGGAGCCCATAACATCGGTAGTGAACAAGGTCACCTGCAACGCCTGCTGGGACTGCCTGACCGCCTGCCCCTACACGGCCATCGAGAGGGACGCCATAAAGGACAGGAAGGGCAACATCGTGAAGTGGGTCGCGAAGGTGAACGACGGCGTCTGCCAGGGCTGCGGAGTTTGCGTTGCGGCCTGCAGGTCGAAATCCATCGACTTGAAGGGGTATACTGACGAGCAGGTGTTTGCGGCGATAAACACATTTTAG
- a CDS encoding hydrogenase iron-sulfur subunit, with translation MSAHLDKDETPAASGSFEPKIMAFVCNWCTYAGADLAGTSRMEYRPNVRIIKLPCTGRIDPLFILKAFENGADGVLVSGCHPGDCHYTTGNYHARRRWIGFKSLMEFAGIDMRRLHFSWVSASEAIKWVDLINKVTDEVKALGPFMEYSGLKENELE, from the coding sequence ATGAGCGCACATCTAGATAAAGACGAAACACCGGCTGCTTCAGGCTCTTTCGAGCCGAAGATAATGGCCTTTGTCTGCAACTGGTGCACCTACGCAGGCGCCGACCTCGCGGGCACGAGCAGGATGGAGTACAGGCCGAACGTGAGGATCATAAAGCTCCCCTGCACAGGGAGGATAGACCCGCTCTTCATCCTCAAGGCATTCGAGAACGGGGCCGACGGCGTGCTGGTCTCGGGCTGCCATCCCGGCGACTGCCATTACACGACAGGCAATTACCACGCCCGGAGGCGCTGGATAGGGTTCAAGAGCCTCATGGAGTTCGCGGGAATAGACATGAGGAGGCTCCATTTCTCGTGGGTCTCGGCCTCAGAGGCCATCAAGTGGGTGGACCTCATAAACAAGGTCACCGACGAGGTGAAGGCCCTCGGCCCCTTCATGGAGTACAGTGGGCTCAAGGAAAACGAACTTGAATAG
- a CDS encoding type II toxin-antitoxin system HicB family antitoxin, producing the protein MGKEISVSAVLIEREDGTYRANCPELDVETEGESSEEAFENLKASVQLHVKKAGAEGLKQVKCFKFKVTLD; encoded by the coding sequence ATGGGAAAAGAGATATCTGTAAGCGCTGTGCTCATCGAGCGCGAGGACGGCACTTACAGGGCCAACTGCCCCGAGCTCGACGTGGAAACCGAGGGTGAAAGCTCGGAGGAGGCCTTCGAGAACCTCAAGGCCTCGGTCCAGTTGCACGTGAAAAAGGCGGGGGCAGAGGGGCTCAAGCAGGTAAAATGCTTCAAGTTCAAGGTGACCCTCGATTAG